The following proteins come from a genomic window of Platichthys flesus chromosome 1, fPlaFle2.1, whole genome shotgun sequence:
- the ddias gene encoding uncharacterized protein ddias, with product MSVRRALVGCVVLSVQDACVFYPCCKGCFSRIDVDQREPTRSRCSRCGYSCLREQVDYRYRLSLRVIRDRCIFGVTVFGTCLNPFFGIHASGLQRLVETVDGQAGASTRASLLAKAVKDCFIGRHFIFGIKVTGTESGLRFGGPALSKDGDRLQFIASQMILPKASGGGGCSVVSYYRALLQRAAEYELESKTSRPFESTLLLIRHLSPSSSFNNSSHSASGLLLRSPKRSEHQDSTLSPTPPWEQSLGLVTSSAEQEEGCGTQDYKGNESSSQKTTHHVQRGCLDKSKVTEERAPSPPFSSERRSDNSQSFSNCPNKSFENAVETTPLINSWFRSSQPGQTRDLPLSCKTKGFSTGQLTKTFSSSSVVWEDLPFSESLTEFLCGEHNDFDIVSETEPHLNVQNQSETVRNNQKIRSQDKNLSNDSTYVGQSNTHITESYSWMLQDITNTTNNVGDKNDLSDLVCKDKIGYVNKSQVKSLLSSENQEEQLEGETYDCSVDLFGCSPMRNINSPDTHAESVRMTEERCPLRIKQHLRSEMNVTHSTPDKQKLRSIKCTNTESFIPPGTKDLHFLPSAQSTPIVKVDAASSSPPSSSFYSTQGEFSSRPCIQDMCGLYSEPPQCDIKKTEKCTSSLCKQNTVRANQLSQCGRESTKEKLSWSKTSIRHDHEFTPKRRFCKPNKPKKLLQAQQHLRVQRGSPSLETPERINLKRDSSVCDVTEDREVGTPAAQGGLSAKLRRRTKRHTDDSTNTLVSTWKAQQVEGVDYKINLLERRLSSLTSQRELAPTENCGDEVGDERSLDGSNDFLPDDENQACDWSRDLFSDST from the exons ATCCAGATGTTCCAGATGTGGTTACAGCTGTCTTAGGGAACAGGTTGATTACCGATATCGTCTTTCTCTGAGAGTGATCCGGGACAGATGCATATTTGGAGTAACAGTATTTGGAACCTGCTTGAACCCATTCTTTGGTATCCATGCGAGTGGATTACAGAG GTTGGTGGAGACTGTAGATGGACAAGCTGGAGCATCAACCAGAGCCTCACTGTTGGCGAAAGCTGTCAAGGACTGTTTCATTGGCAGACATTTCATCTTTGGTATTAAG GTCACCGGAACAGAGAGTGGGCTTCGGTTTGGGGGGCCTGCACTCAGTAAAGATGGAGACAGACTCCAGTTTATCGCCAGTCAGATGATTCTCCCCAAAGCctcaggaggtggaggctgctCAGTGGTCAGCTACTATCGAGCCCTTCTCCAGAGAGCTGCAGAATATGAGCTGGAGTCCAAAACCTCCAGACCCTTTGAATCAACTCTGCTGCTGATTCGTCATCTTTCTCCATCCAGCAGCTTTAATAACTCCTCACATTCGGCCTCAGGTCTTCTTCTCCGCTCCCCAAAAAG GTCAGAGCACCAAGACAGCACCCTTTCTCCAACTCCTCCATGGGAACAATCACTGGGACTAGTTACTtcatcagcagagcaggaggaaggctGCGGTACCCAGGATTATAAAGGAAATGAAAGCAGCAGCCAGAAAACCACCCATCATGTACAAAGAGGCTGTCTGGATAAGAGCAAAGTCACAGAGGAGAGAGCTCCCTCACCTCCTTTTTCTTCAGAGCGAAGATCTGATAATAGTCAATCATTTTCCAATTGCCCAAACAAGTCTTTTGAGAATGCTGTTGAAACCACCCCCCTTATAAACTCTTGGTTCAGATCCTCCCAGCCTGGCCAAACAAGGGATTTACCACTCAGCTGTAAAACGAAGGGGTTTTCTACGGGACAACTCACCAAAACCTTTTCATCAAGCTCTGTGGTGTGGGAGGATTTGCCTTTTTCTGAGAGTCTCACAGAGTTTTTGTGCGGGGAACACAACGATTTTGACATTGTTAGTGAAACTGAGCCACATCTAAATGTGCAAAATCAGAGCGAAACGGTGAGAAACAACCAGAAAATAAGATCTCAAGACAAGAACTTGTCAAATGACTCAACTTATGTTGGTCAAAGTAACACACATATAACAGAGAGCTACTCATGGATGTTACAGGATATCACTAACACGACAAACAACGTTGGTGACAAAAATGATTTGTCTGACCTCGTGTGCAAGGACAAAATTGGATATGTAAACAAGAGTCAAGTCAAGAGCTTGCTGTCTTCTGAAAACCAAGAGGAGCAGCTCGAAGGTGAAACCTACGATTGTTCAGTAGACCTATTCGGTTGCTCTCCAATGAGGAACATTAACTCGCCCGACACACATGCAGAAAGTGTCAGGATGACCGAGGAACGTTGCCCTTTGCGCATCAAGCAGCACCTGAGGAGCGAAATGAATGTCACACATTCAACACCGGACAAACAGAAACTGAGAAGTATTAAATGCACGAACACAGAAAGTTTCATTCCACCAGGCACAAAagatctccacttcctcccttccGCTCAGTCCACCCCCATTGTAAAAGTAGATGCTGCGTCatcctcacctccctcctcatccttctacTCGACACAAGGTGAATTCAGTTCACGACCATGCATTCAAGATATGTGTGGGCTTTATAGTGAGCCTCCCCAgtgtgacataaaaaaaacagagaaatgcacctcttctctttgtaaacaaaacactgtCAGAGCTAATCAGCTGTCTCAGTGCGGCAGAGAGTCTACAAAAGAGAAGCTGTCGTGGAGCAAGACTTCCATCAGACACGACCATGAGTTTACACCAAAAAGGAGGTTCTGTAAACCAAACAAGCCTAAGAAACTGCTGCAGGCTCAGCAGCACCTCAGGGTCCAGAGAGGGAGTCCCAGCCTGGAGACTCCAGAAAGGATTAACCTCAAACGTGACTCGAGTGTTTGTGATGTGACTGAGGACAGGGAAGTGGGAACTCCTGCTGCTCAGGGAGGACTGAGTGCAAAGctcagaagaagaacaaaaagacacactGATGACAGCACCAACACTTTGGTTTCTACTTGGAAAGCACAGCAGGTAGAAGGAGTCgattataaaataaatctgttggAACGTCGTCTGTCATCGCTCACATCTCAGAGAGAACTTGCACCAACGGAAAATTGTGGTGATGAGGTGGGTGATGAACGGAGTCTGGACGGCTCTAATGATTTCCTCCCAGATGATGAGAACCAGGCATGTGATTGGTCTAGAGATCTGTTCTCAGACTCAACCTAG